Sequence from the Fodinibius salicampi genome:
AGGCTCTGCCACAGAATATCCAGGATGAAGTGCAGATGGGAAATATGCCAGATCTGGATATCGATACCGAAAGTTCGACTGATGAAGATATTGGCGTACAACCCTATACCGAAGCCGATATTACGGAGGAAGATGAGGAAGAGGGGGCCACTTTATCCCGCTTCCTAAATGATGATGAAATCCCCTCCATTGAAAAGACTGAACAATTTTTAATAGAGCATGCTCTGAAAAAATTTGATGGCAACAGACGTAAGGCATCTGAAGCGCTTGGAATAAGTGAGCGAACTCTCTATCGTAAACTTGACCAGTATGATCTTTAAAAGAATTATTCCCGGACTTATATTACTAGTGATGGCTTTGGCCTTAAGTAGCTGTTTTAGATATAGTTTTACCGGTACTTCTATCCCGGAAAACGTCAATTCAGTCTATATTCCGTTCTTTGCTAACCAATCATCGGGAGGTATAGGTAATCTGAGTGATCTTCTCAATGATGCTCTTATTGATCGGTTTATTACCCAAACACGACTACAGCTTGCAAACTCTCAGGCCGATGCCGACGCTATATTAGAGGGTTCAATTACCCGGTATACCAATCAGACCTT
This genomic interval carries:
- the lptE gene encoding LptE family protein; the encoded protein is MIFKRIIPGLILLVMALALSSCFRYSFTGTSIPENVNSVYIPFFANQSSGGIGNLSDLLNDALIDRFITQTRLQLANSQADADAILEGSITRYTNQTFSITGEDETSLNEVTISINATFQYTGENEPEWNKSFSGSATYDTNENPIEGETTAAQEALNQAADNMFNDAVSGW